In a single window of the Drosophila miranda strain MSH22 chromosome XL, D.miranda_PacBio2.1, whole genome shotgun sequence genome:
- the LOC108158828 gene encoding coronin-7 isoform X4, protein MAWRFKASKYKNAAPIVPKAEACVREICVGSYQTYGNNIAASAAFMAFNWEHTGSSVAVLPLDDCGRKSKTMPLLHGHTDTVTDLKFSPFHDGLLATASQDCLVKIWHIPEKGLEQSLSDPEAVFSHKQRRVETVGFHPTADGMMYSTAAGCVALFDLRSQIEIFSNNEHPEVIQSASWREDGTVLATSCKDKCVRIFDPRASGSPLQMVAESHQSIKDSRVVWLGGQPRILTTGFDAARLRQVIIRDIRNFGTPEKTLELDCSTGILMPLFDPDTNMLFLAGKGDTTINYLEITDKDPYLIEGLRHTGEQTKGACLVPKRALRVMEAEVNRVLQLTSNMVIPIMYQVPRKTYRDFHADLYPETTGYKTELIACEWLNGSNLAVPKMNLDPAKREFGDEPIIPRLGPKPFSSTTGDVSFDKVFAVPLAPGSHENISNVGQESVGSGGVSGEPAAAAPTHVQASAKPDLIVEIEIKKKNERETVASAGNGVQKSLTTSERRKIFEQNSESSENSTEGEDRTDADLRRFSSARSSIAERRRLYENRSKSQVDEKAQSPVPLRREHSKVEPLKPNQQQQQQSTCIDSKRISVPEGKLLEEHRQQRGNNGAANAAGLKKSATEAAFSAASTKRTSTVFGKVSKFRHLKGTPGHKSTHIENLRNLSRQIPGECNGFHANHERVAVPLSGPGGKIAIFELSRPGRLPDGVIPSLVNGSNIMDFQWDPFDAQRLAVACDDGIVKLWHIAEGGLSEPTNTPAGELTAHLDKIYFIRFHPLAADVLLTASYDMTIKLWDLRTMTEKCALTGHSDQIFDFAWSPCGRLGATVCKDGKIRVYNPRKSEMPIREGNGPVGTRGARITWAVEGQYIVCTGFDKVSERQISVYNAQKLTAPLNTASLDVSPSILIPFYDEDSSTLFVTGKGDSTIYCYEITDEEPYICPLSHHRCTSLHQGLSFLTKNHCDVASVEFSKAYRLTNTTIEPLSFTVPRIKSELFQDDLFPPTRITWSATLSADDWFASNNDKAAPKISLKPEGMETLSSIQQVPVQHTKKSLEQHAQLGQKSEYEINKQQEIQKSVSARMEYTTKLEQDDMEGVDENEWQE, encoded by the exons ATGGCCTGGCGCTTCAAGGCTTCCAAATATAAAAATGCCGCGCCCATTGTCCCCAAAGCGGAGGCATGCGTCCGCGAGATCTGTGTGGGCAGCTATCAGACGTATGGCAACAATATCGCCGCATCGGCCGCCTTCATGGCCTTCAATTGGGAGCACACCGGATCGAGTGTGGCCGTCCTGCCGCTGGACGATTGCGGGCGCAAGAGCAAGACAATGCCGCTGCTGCATGGGCACACGGACACAGTGACAGATCTGAAGTTTTCGCCATTCCATGACGGCCTGTTGGCCACCGCATCGCAGGATTGCCTG GTGAAAATCTGGCATATACCAGAAAAGGGCCTGGAGCAGTCGCTCTCCGATCCGGAGGCCGTCTTCTCACACAAACAGCGACGCGTGGAGACGGTGGGCTTCCATCCGACGGCCGATGGAATGATGTACTCGACAGCGGCCGGTTGCGTGGCCTTGTTCGATCTGAGGAGCCAAATAGAGATATTCT CCAACAATGAGCATCCCGAGGTGATACAGTCGGCCAGTTGGCGCGAGGATGGCACTGTCCTGGCCACCAGTTGCAAGGACAAGTGTGTGCGAATATTCGATCCACGCGCCTCCGGCTCACCCCTCCAAATGGTGGCTGAATCGCATCAGAGCATCAAGGATTCGCGAGTTGTCTGGCTGGGAGGGCAGCCGCGCATCCTTACCACCGGCTTCGATGCAGCTCGCCTGCGGCAGGTTATCATCCGGGATATCCGTAACTTTGGCACACCCGAAAAGACCCTCGAGCTGGACTGCTCGACGGGCATACTGATGCCACTGTTTGACCCCGACACGAACATGCTCTTCCTTGCCGGTAAGGGGGACACCACCATTAACTATCTGGAGATCACAGACAAGGATCCCTACCTGATCGAGGGACTGCGGCACACCGGCGAACAGACGAAGGGCGCTTGCCTGGTCCCCAAGCGGGCATTGAGGGTGATGGAGGCGGAGGTGAATCGCGTACTCCAACTGACATCCAATATGGTCATTCCCATCATGTACCAAGTACCCAGAAag ACCTATCGCGATTTCCATGCCGATCTCTATCCGGAGACCACGGGCTACAAAACGGAGCTGATTGCCTGCGAGTGGCTGAATGGGAGCAATCTGGCGGTGCCCAAGATGAATCTGGACCCGGCAAAGCGGGAGTTTGGCGACGAGCCGATAATC CCCCGATTGGGACCGAAGCCCTTCTCGAGCACCACGGGCGATGTGTCCTTTGACAAAGTGTTTGCCGTACCCCTGGCACCCGGCTCCCATGAGAACATCTCGAACGTTGGCCAGGAGAGCGTGGGCAGCGGAGGCGTAAGCGgagagccagcagcagcagccccaacTCACGTACAGGCGTCAGCCAAGCCGGATCTGATTGTGGAAATTGAAATCAAAA AGAAGAACGAACGGGAGACGGTTGCATCTGCCGGCAATGGAGTTCAAAAGTCACTGACTACATCGGAGCGGCGCAAG ATTTTCGAACAAAACTCCGAgtcgtcggagaattcaacggAGGGGGAAGACCGCACCGATGCCGATCTGCGGCGCTTCTCCTCGGCCCGGAGCAGCATTGCTGAGCGTCGACGTCTCTACGAGAACCGCTCCAAGAGTCAGGTGGACGAGAAGGCCCAGTCGCCAGTGCCATT GCGTCGCGAGCACTCCAAGGTGGAGCCGCTGAAGcccaaccagcagcagcagcaacagagcACCTGCATCGACAGCAAGCGGATCTCGGTGCCTGAGGGTAAGCTCCTCGAAGAACATCGTCAGCAACGGGGCAACAATGGGGCGGCCAATGCCGCTGGCCTCAAGAAATCCGCCACGGAGGCTGCCTTCAGTGCCGCCTCGACCAAACGCACCTCGACCGTATTCGGCAAGGTGTCCAAATTCCGGCACCTGAAGGGCACGCCCGGCCACAAGTCCACCCACATCGAGAACTTGCGCAACTTGAGCCGCCAGATACCGGGCGAATGCAATGGCTTCCACGCCAATCACGAGCGTGTGGCAGTGCCGCTGTCGGGGCCCGGCGGAAAGATAGCGATCTTTGAGCTGAGTCGCCCAGGCCGTCTGCCCGACGGTGTCATTCCCTCGCTGGTGAATGGCAGCAACATCATGGACTTCCAGTGGGATCCGTTCGATGCCCAGCGCCTGGCCGTCGCCTGTGACGATGGCATCGTCAAGCTGTGGCACATAGCCGAAGGCGGCCTCAGCGAGCCAACAAACACGCCCGCCGGCGAACTGACCGCCCACCTCGACAAGATCTACTTCATCCGCTTCCACCCGCTGGCCGCCGACGTTTTGCTCACCGCCAGCTACGACATGACCATCAAGCTCTGGGACTTGCGCACCATGACCGAGAAATGCGCGCTGACGGGCCACTCGGACCAGATATTCGACTTTGCCTGGAGCCCATGCGGCCGCCTGGGGGCCACCGTCTGCAAGGATGGCAAGATACGCGTCTACAATCCACGCAAGTCGGAGATGCCCATACGCGAGGGCAACGGACCCGTGGGCACCCGAGGGGCTCGCATCACCTGGGCCGTCGAGGGACAGTACATTGTCTGCACTGGATTCGATAA GGTCTCGGAGCGACAGATCAGCGTGTATAATGCCCAAAAATTGACGGCACCTCTGAACACGGCCAGTCTGGATGTGTCGCCATCGATACTGATCCCCTTCTACGACGAGGACAGCTCCACACTGTTCGTCACGGGCAAGGGCGACTCGACCATCTATTGCTATGAGATCACCGACGAGGAGCCGTACATCTGCCCGCTGTCGCATCATCGTTGCACATCGCTGCACCAGGGCCTCAGCTTCCTCACCAAGAACCACTGCGATGTGGCCAGCGTGGAATTCTCCAAGGCCTACAGGCTGACCAACACGACCATCGAGCCGCTCAGCTTCACAGTGCCACGGATCAAG AGCGAGCTGTTCCAAGACGACCTCTTTCCACCCACGCGCATCACCTGGAGCGCCACGCTCAGTGCCGATGATTGGTTTGCCAGCAACAATGACAAGGCGGCTCCCAAAATCAGCCTCAAGCCGGAGGGCATGGAGACCC TGTCTTCAATACAACAAGTGCCAGTGCAGCATACAAAGAAATCGTTGGAGCAGCACGCTCAACTTGGCCAAAAGTCAGAGTACGAGATTAACAAACAGCAAGAG ATCCAGAAATCGGTGAGTGCGCGCATGGAGTACACCACAAAACTGGAGCAAGACGATATGGAGGGTGTGGACGAGAACGAGTGGCAGGAgtag